One window of Halopseudomonas maritima genomic DNA carries:
- the rloA3 gene encoding retropepsin-like aspartic peptidase RloA3, protein MQSFFKVVGLCSALLGTVTLSTLAQADGAPAPRVVGWIEKGLILPEYTAVKIKVDSGALTSSMHAVNLEEFEYKGNDWVRYDVPVEDVDTGEEITMHFERPVYRRILVRGAGGSERRPVVKMSICMGDQVYEEQFSLRDRGDMNYPVLIGRRTIEHIGLIDVSETFMHKPSCSEAQHDQERRRQQQRERDGAGNDAAEAAEESDA, encoded by the coding sequence ATGCAGTCATTTTTCAAGGTGGTTGGTCTGTGCTCGGCTTTGCTGGGCACCGTTACGCTCAGCACGCTGGCCCAGGCGGATGGCGCCCCGGCTCCACGGGTTGTCGGCTGGATTGAAAAGGGGTTGATCCTGCCCGAGTACACGGCGGTCAAGATCAAGGTGGACTCTGGCGCGCTGACCTCATCCATGCATGCGGTCAACCTGGAAGAGTTTGAGTACAAGGGCAATGACTGGGTGCGCTACGACGTGCCGGTTGAAGATGTTGATACGGGTGAAGAAATCACCATGCACTTTGAGCGGCCGGTCTACCGCCGAATTCTGGTGCGTGGCGCCGGTGGCTCGGAGCGTCGGCCGGTGGTGAAAATGTCTATTTGCATGGGCGATCAGGTCTACGAGGAACAGTTTTCCCTGCGCGACCGTGGCGACATGAATTACCCGGTGCTGATCGGGCGGCGCACCATCGAGCACATTGGCCTGATCGATGTGTCCGAGACGTTCATGCACAAACCCAGCTGCTCCGAAGCTCAACATGATCAGGAGCGCCGTCGTCAGCAGCAGCGCGAGCGGGACGGTGCTGGTAACGATGCGGCAGAGGCTGCCGAGGAATCGGACGCCTGA
- a CDS encoding methyl-accepting chemotaxis protein produces MKLLRNIRISQRIWLILIIALVSTLTAEGLSLSHLHKEIREAEITKATHLVQVAHDLMVFYHQKELNGELTSEQARKEALDALSSLRYSGNEYYWVNDMNNIMIMHPLAPQTVGTDLTTMQNEDGVNVISEMVQLARSKGSASFEYSWPKPGEEDGSAKIAAFKLFKPWDYMVGTGIYVDAMQAKFRSAVINSVVLSAVVILAMFLLLFIIGRSISQPLDKVVNAMRDVASGEADLTRRLDDEARDELSQIAHYFNRFNRNLSDIIQQLGDSARQLISSSHQLDQISNNSLRDMTRQSERMELMATAINEITYGVQDVAQNANAAAEEVEKANQGADNGRAQVERTIGEINQLSTSVTTAVEHMETLSSDAQEITSVLDVIRNIAEQTNLLALNAAIEAARAGEMGRGFAVVADEVRNLAQRTQQSTEEIHNMISKLQTNTQTVVGVINESSRHSQASVEQVNEAGAALEQIAQSMQQLVALNASIASATTQQSTVVEDVNRNVTEAAELARETTDGARETAQAGQHLASLGRQIDELVKRFKV; encoded by the coding sequence ATGAAGCTGTTGCGCAACATTCGAATCAGCCAGCGGATCTGGCTGATCCTGATTATTGCATTGGTCAGTACCCTGACCGCAGAAGGCTTGTCGCTCTCGCACCTGCACAAAGAAATCCGAGAAGCCGAAATCACCAAGGCAACGCATCTGGTGCAAGTGGCCCACGACCTGATGGTTTTCTATCACCAGAAGGAGCTGAATGGCGAGCTGACCAGCGAGCAGGCCCGCAAGGAGGCGCTCGACGCCCTCTCCTCCCTGCGCTACAGCGGTAATGAGTATTACTGGGTCAATGACATGAATAACATCATGATCATGCACCCGCTGGCGCCGCAGACCGTCGGCACCGACCTCACCACCATGCAGAACGAGGACGGCGTCAACGTCATTTCCGAAATGGTTCAACTAGCGCGTTCCAAGGGCAGCGCCAGCTTCGAGTACTCCTGGCCCAAGCCGGGCGAAGAGGACGGCTCCGCCAAGATTGCCGCCTTCAAGCTCTTCAAACCCTGGGATTACATGGTGGGTACGGGTATCTACGTTGATGCCATGCAGGCCAAATTCCGCTCGGCGGTCATCAACTCTGTGGTGCTTAGCGCCGTGGTGATCCTGGCAATGTTCCTGCTGTTGTTCATCATTGGCCGCAGCATTTCTCAGCCGCTCGACAAGGTAGTCAACGCCATGCGCGACGTTGCCAGCGGCGAGGCAGACCTGACTCGACGCCTGGATGACGAGGCACGCGATGAGCTGTCGCAGATTGCGCATTACTTCAACCGTTTCAACCGCAACTTGAGCGACATCATCCAGCAGCTGGGTGACAGCGCCCGGCAGTTGATCAGCTCCAGCCATCAGCTGGACCAGATCAGCAATAACAGCCTGCGTGACATGACGCGACAGTCCGAGCGCATGGAGTTGATGGCCACCGCGATCAACGAGATCACCTATGGCGTGCAGGATGTTGCTCAGAACGCCAACGCCGCCGCGGAGGAAGTCGAGAAGGCCAACCAGGGCGCCGACAACGGTCGCGCACAGGTCGAGCGCACGATTGGCGAAATCAACCAGCTGTCGACGAGCGTTACCACCGCCGTCGAGCATATGGAAACCCTCTCCAGCGATGCCCAGGAAATCACCTCGGTGCTGGATGTCATTCGCAACATCGCCGAGCAGACCAACCTGCTGGCCCTGAACGCTGCGATTGAGGCAGCACGGGCTGGCGAGATGGGTCGAGGCTTTGCCGTGGTCGCTGACGAAGTGCGCAACCTGGCGCAGCGCACCCAGCAGTCCACCGAAGAAATCCACAACATGATCAGCAAGCTGCAGACCAACACCCAAACGGTGGTCGGCGTGATCAACGAGAGCAGCCGCCATTCGCAGGCGAGCGTCGAGCAAGTCAACGAGGCAGGCGCAGCACTGGAGCAGATTGCCCAGTCAATGCAGCAGCTGGTGGCCCTGAACGCCTCCATCGCCAGCGCCACTACGCAGCAGTCCACTGTGGTTGAGGACGTCAACCGCAACGTGACTGAAGCGGCCGAACTGGCCCGCGAAACCACTGACGGCGCCCGTGAAACCGCGCAGGCAGGTCAACACCTGGCCAGCCTGGGCCGGCAGATCGACGAGCTGGTGAAGCGCTTCAAGGTCTGA
- a CDS encoding Na+/H+ antiporter family protein, translating to MNAVVAAVAVMLVLSLCRVHVVVALIVGALTGGLLGGMGLENTLSTFQAGLGKGANIALSYALLGAFAVAIAKSGLAHALADKGLALVDSRRDSGSGLLKLMMLLVLLAVAISSQNILPIHIAFIPLLVPPLLFVMARLRLDRRAVACVLTFGLITPYMFLPVGFGGIFLNDILLANVADSGAQIDGINVMHAMALPALGMLCGLLVAVLVSYRKPRDYDQSLISEVERTGTRYNSLSLLVALVAVAAAFVIQLWLDSMIMGALAGFVIFSLSGVVRWREADDVFTEGMKMMAMIGFIMIAAAGFAEVMRETGAIQTLVDSSAAMIGDNRALAALLMLLVGLLITMGIGSSFSTIPIIAAIYVPLAMQLGFSPAAIVALVGTAAALGDAGSPASDSTLGPTAGLNVDGQHNHIWDTVVPTFLHYNLPLIVFGWVAVMVL from the coding sequence ATGAATGCTGTAGTCGCGGCCGTGGCCGTAATGCTGGTCCTGAGCCTGTGCCGGGTGCATGTGGTGGTGGCGCTGATTGTCGGCGCTCTGACCGGCGGATTGCTTGGCGGCATGGGGCTGGAGAATACGCTGAGCACTTTTCAGGCGGGACTGGGCAAGGGCGCCAATATTGCCCTGAGCTACGCGCTGCTTGGCGCCTTTGCCGTGGCAATTGCCAAGTCGGGCCTGGCGCATGCGCTGGCTGACAAGGGGCTGGCGCTGGTCGACAGTCGCCGCGATAGCGGTAGCGGCCTGCTCAAGCTGATGATGCTGCTGGTGTTGCTGGCGGTGGCCATTTCCTCCCAGAACATTCTGCCGATCCACATCGCCTTCATCCCACTGCTGGTGCCGCCGCTGCTGTTTGTCATGGCGCGTCTGCGCCTGGATCGCCGTGCGGTGGCCTGCGTACTGACCTTCGGCCTGATTACCCCCTACATGTTTTTGCCGGTGGGCTTTGGCGGTATTTTCCTCAACGATATTCTGCTGGCCAACGTAGCTGACAGCGGCGCGCAGATTGATGGGATCAACGTCATGCATGCCATGGCGCTGCCAGCATTGGGCATGTTGTGCGGCCTGCTGGTCGCGGTGCTGGTCAGCTATCGCAAGCCGCGAGACTACGATCAGAGCCTGATCAGCGAAGTGGAGCGCACCGGTACCCGGTACAACAGCTTGTCGCTGCTGGTCGCGTTGGTAGCGGTGGCGGCGGCATTCGTCATTCAGCTGTGGCTGGACTCGATGATCATGGGGGCGCTGGCCGGGTTTGTGATCTTCTCGCTCTCGGGTGTCGTGCGCTGGCGTGAGGCGGACGACGTCTTTACCGAAGGCATGAAGATGATGGCCATGATCGGCTTCATCATGATCGCTGCGGCGGGTTTTGCTGAAGTCATGCGCGAAACGGGCGCCATCCAGACACTGGTAGACAGCTCGGCAGCAATGATCGGCGACAACCGTGCGCTGGCCGCACTTTTGATGCTGCTGGTGGGGCTCCTGATCACCATGGGCATCGGTTCATCCTTTTCGACCATTCCGATCATAGCGGCCATTTATGTGCCGCTGGCCATGCAGCTGGGCTTTAGCCCGGCAGCTATCGTGGCACTGGTGGGTACTGCGGCGGCCTTGGGTGATGCAGGTTCTCCGGCGTCGGATTCGACCCTGGGGCCGACTGCTGGCCTGAACGTTGACGGTCAGCACAACCATATCTGGGATACCGTCGTGCCAACCTTCCTGCATTACAACTTGCCGTTGATCGTGTTCGGCTGGGTGGCGGTGATGGTGCTCTGA